One Tepidisphaeraceae bacterium genomic window carries:
- the purE gene encoding 5-(carboxyamino)imidazole ribonucleotide mutase, translating into MADDADQVLVSVVMGSKSDWETMQHADAILSSFGVPHECGIVSAHRTPELMTEFATNAEDSGVQVIIAGAGGAAHLPGMVAAQTILPVLGVPVQSAALNGMDSLLSIVQMPAGVPVGTLAIGKAGATNAALLAIAILATTRPELREKLRDYREKQTQTVLDTHLPTAG; encoded by the coding sequence ATGGCAGACGACGCAGATCAAGTTCTTGTCTCGGTGGTCATGGGCAGCAAGAGCGATTGGGAGACGATGCAGCACGCCGACGCCATCCTCAGCAGTTTCGGGGTGCCGCACGAGTGCGGCATTGTCTCGGCGCATCGCACGCCCGAACTGATGACCGAGTTCGCGACCAACGCCGAGGACAGCGGCGTGCAGGTGATTATCGCCGGCGCCGGTGGCGCGGCCCATTTGCCGGGCATGGTGGCGGCGCAGACGATCTTGCCCGTGCTGGGCGTGCCGGTTCAGTCGGCGGCACTGAACGGGATGGATTCGCTGCTGTCGATCGTGCAGATGCCCGCCGGCGTGCCGGTGGGCACGCTCGCGATCGGTAAGGCCGGCGCGACGAATGCCGCGCTGCTGGCGATCGCTATCCTCGCGACCACGCGGCCGGAACTGCGCGAGAAGCTGCGGGATTATCGCGAGAAGCAGACGCAAACGGTGCTGGATACGCACCTGCCAACCGCGGGGTGA
- a CDS encoding 5-(carboxyamino)imidazole ribonucleotide synthase, with the protein MTHPSPILPGSTIGVLGSGQLGRMFTIAARQMGYRVHTFSPDSDTPTGQVADLEVTASYDDLDAVRAFARDVSVVTFEFENVPAPTAAACAECGPVRPGGNVLHTTQHRLREKAFLSQNGFPVTPYRAVHSIEDVRTASREIGPKGVIKTAAFGYDGKGQSKVATLADAEAAIAADPQVERVFEALVDFDREVSVVAARGVDGAFAHWGVIENVHRNHILDVSIAHADLPPVVMAEAVEIARGIFEALQIVGVLCVEFFYTKSGKLLVNELAPRPHNSGHLTIDACVTSQFEQQLRAVCGLPLGATTYHRAAAMAQLLGDEWQHGEPAWDRAIAMPDVKLHLYGKRDAKPGRKMGHLTALADTPDAARELVLKARSSIARTNARP; encoded by the coding sequence ATGACCCACCCCTCCCCCATCCTCCCCGGTTCCACCATCGGCGTGCTCGGCAGTGGGCAGCTCGGCCGTATGTTCACGATCGCGGCCAGGCAGATGGGGTATCGCGTTCACACGTTCTCGCCCGATAGCGACACCCCCACCGGGCAGGTGGCCGACCTGGAAGTGACGGCCAGCTACGACGATCTTGACGCCGTGCGCGCGTTCGCGCGTGACGTGAGCGTCGTCACGTTCGAATTCGAGAACGTCCCCGCGCCCACCGCGGCGGCGTGTGCCGAATGCGGGCCCGTGCGGCCGGGCGGCAACGTGCTGCATACGACGCAGCATCGGCTGCGCGAGAAGGCGTTTCTGTCGCAGAACGGTTTTCCGGTCACGCCCTACCGTGCCGTGCATTCGATCGAAGACGTGCGGACGGCATCGCGCGAGATCGGCCCCAAGGGCGTGATCAAGACGGCGGCGTTCGGGTACGACGGCAAGGGGCAGTCGAAGGTTGCCACGCTCGCCGACGCCGAGGCGGCCATCGCGGCCGACCCGCAGGTCGAGCGCGTGTTCGAGGCGTTGGTCGACTTCGACCGTGAAGTGTCCGTGGTCGCCGCCCGCGGGGTGGATGGGGCGTTTGCGCACTGGGGCGTCATCGAGAACGTGCATCGCAACCACATTCTTGATGTGTCGATCGCGCATGCCGATTTGCCGCCTGTCGTAATGGCCGAGGCGGTGGAGATCGCGCGCGGGATCTTCGAGGCGCTGCAGATCGTGGGCGTGCTGTGCGTCGAGTTCTTCTACACGAAGTCCGGCAAGCTGCTCGTGAACGAGCTTGCCCCGCGCCCGCACAACAGCGGCCACCTGACGATCGACGCCTGCGTCACCAGCCAGTTCGAACAACAACTGCGGGCCGTCTGCGGCCTGCCGCTGGGCGCCACCACCTACCACCGCGCCGCGGCCATGGCGCAACTGCTGGGCGACGAATGGCAGCACGGCGAACCCGCGTGGGACCGGGCGATCGCGATGCCAGATGTGAAGCTGCATCTCTACGGCAAACGCGACGCCAAGCCTGGCCGAAAGATGGGCCATCTGACGGCGCTTGCCGATACGCCCGATGCGGCGCGGGAACTCGTGCTGAAGGCGCGATCATCGATCGCGCGAACGAACGCTAGGCCGTAG
- a CDS encoding flagellin — MSTINTNVSSLISQRVLGKNNNTLNTSMQRLSTGLKINSGADNPAGLIASENLRAEKVGITTAIDNAERASNIIGTAEGGLNEVSNLLTELQGLIGQSANTGGLSAEEQSANQLQVDSILSTINRISQSTAFQGKKLLNGNYDYSTSSVGTSAVQNLRVNSSRVPDGSTVSVVVQVTTSAQTGTLAYSGGTVTGATVTLEVSGANGTEQLSFASGTTVSSIATAINGVKTATGVSATITGTTLNVNSTSFGSTQFVGLKALTGTFTLSSNKDYGTDAAVTVNGAAAQTDGLKVAYRSSNLDLEFDLDTTVNVNNQTKTFGVTGGGATFSLGSKVTETDKASIGIASVSTGSLGDSAVGYLSTLGSGGANALTSDNLTNAQKILDKAIKQVSQTRGRLGAFQKFTIGSTVNALGVAFENASAAESAIRDTDFASETAQMTRSQILSQAASTVLSQANAAPQAALRLLQ, encoded by the coding sequence ATGTCAACGATCAACACCAACGTCAGCTCGCTGATCTCACAGCGCGTCCTCGGTAAGAACAACAACACGCTCAACACGAGCATGCAGCGCCTCAGCACCGGCCTGAAGATCAACAGCGGTGCCGACAACCCCGCCGGCCTGATCGCCAGCGAGAACCTGCGTGCCGAGAAGGTCGGCATCACGACCGCCATCGACAACGCCGAGCGCGCCAGCAACATCATTGGTACCGCCGAGGGTGGCTTGAACGAGGTCAGCAACCTGCTGACCGAACTGCAGGGCCTGATCGGTCAGAGCGCCAACACCGGTGGCCTGTCGGCCGAGGAACAGTCGGCCAACCAGCTGCAGGTCGACAGCATCCTGAGCACGATCAACCGCATCTCGCAGAGCACCGCGTTCCAGGGCAAGAAGCTCCTGAACGGCAACTACGACTACTCGACCAGCTCGGTCGGCACCAGCGCGGTGCAGAACCTGCGCGTCAACTCGTCCCGCGTGCCGGACGGTAGCACCGTCTCGGTCGTGGTGCAGGTGACCACCAGCGCCCAGACCGGCACGCTGGCCTACTCCGGTGGCACCGTCACCGGCGCCACCGTGACGCTGGAAGTCTCCGGCGCCAACGGCACCGAACAGCTCTCGTTCGCCAGCGGCACCACCGTGTCGTCGATCGCGACGGCCATCAACGGCGTGAAGACGGCGACCGGCGTCTCGGCGACGATCACCGGCACCACGTTGAACGTCAACAGCACCTCCTTCGGTTCGACGCAGTTCGTCGGCCTCAAGGCCCTGACCGGCACGTTCACGCTCAGCAGCAACAAGGACTACGGCACCGACGCCGCCGTCACCGTCAACGGTGCCGCCGCCCAGACCGACGGTCTGAAGGTCGCGTACCGTTCCAGCAACCTCGACCTCGAGTTCGACCTCGACACGACCGTCAACGTTAACAACCAGACCAAGACGTTCGGCGTCACCGGTGGTGGCGCGACGTTCTCGCTCGGCTCGAAGGTCACGGAAACCGACAAGGCCAGCATCGGCATCGCCTCGGTCAGCACCGGGTCGCTCGGCGACAGCGCCGTGGGTTACCTGAGCACGCTGGGCAGCGGTGGCGCGAACGCCCTGACCAGCGACAACCTCACCAATGCTCAGAAGATCCTAGACAAGGCGATCAAGCAGGTCAGCCAGACGCGTGGCCGCCTGGGCGCGTTCCAGAAGTTCACGATCGGTTCGACCGTGAACGCCCTGGGCGTGGCGTTCGAGAACGCCAGCGCCGCCGAGAGCGCGATCCGCGATACGGACTTTGCGTCGGAGACGGCCCAGATGACCCGTTCGCAGATCCTGTCGCAGGCCGCCAGCACCGTGCTGTCTCAGGCCAACGCCGCCCCGCAGGCCGCGCTGCGTCTGCTGCAGTAG
- a CDS encoding PEP-CTERM sorting domain-containing protein gives MRPLTATNAYDAAGSVGLRANLAQAFQGSGETAIQNTITFDNFSATPTAVPEPSSLAVVAIGGLLALRRGRRSAT, from the coding sequence GTGCGACCGCTGACCGCCACGAACGCCTACGACGCCGCCGGTTCGGTCGGTCTGCGGGCCAACCTGGCCCAGGCGTTCCAGGGCAGTGGCGAGACGGCGATCCAGAACACGATCACGTTCGACAACTTCTCGGCCACGCCGACGGCCGTGCCGGAGCCAAGCTCGCTGGCGGTGGTGGCCATCGGTGGCCTGCTGGCGCTGCGCCGTGGACGGCGATCCGCAACGTAG
- a CDS encoding flagellin, with protein MARINTNVAALTAQRGLARNQGTLSDTMNRLSSGLRINRGADDPSGLIASEGLRSEMSGINQAIDNSQRASNVISTTEGALSEIASLLLNIKGMIVQAANTGGMSPEEISANQLQVDSAVESITRISNTTTFAGLQLINGSLDYLTSGVTTSAIKSLNISQANFGNNTSIPVQINVLTSAKTADLQFRTSAITNSVTLEITGNDGVQVLTFTSGTAASAIAFAVNRISDSTGVVATGISSAGATSGISFKSNEFGAKRFVSITAQSGSFETTDADGNAKGRVIGQDAVATINGALTVGDGRNLKINTTTLDLELTLDQAFGAGTKSFAITGGGALFQLGQSVNFNQQVNIGIGSVAASKLGDFESGFLNDVVTGGNSTLVGGQTQAASKIIEKAIRQVSVLRGRLGAFERNTLDTNMNSLSVALENVTSSESSIRDADFAKETSALTRAQILTQAGTSVLATANQTPQQVLSLLGG; from the coding sequence ATGGCCCGTATCAATACGAACGTCGCAGCTCTGACCGCCCAGCGTGGGCTGGCCAGAAATCAGGGAACGCTCAGCGACACGATGAACCGGCTCAGCAGCGGCCTGCGGATCAACCGCGGCGCCGACGATCCGTCGGGCCTCATCGCGTCCGAGGGCCTGCGCAGCGAGATGTCCGGCATCAACCAGGCCATCGACAACAGCCAGCGCGCCAGCAACGTCATCTCGACGACCGAGGGTGCGCTGTCGGAGATCGCCAGCCTGCTGCTGAACATCAAGGGCATGATCGTCCAGGCCGCCAACACCGGTGGCATGAGCCCCGAGGAGATCAGCGCCAACCAGCTGCAGGTCGACTCGGCCGTCGAGAGCATCACCCGCATCAGCAACACGACGACCTTCGCCGGTCTGCAGCTGATCAACGGCAGCCTCGACTACCTCACCAGTGGCGTCACGACCAGCGCGATCAAATCGCTGAACATCAGCCAGGCCAACTTCGGCAACAACACGTCGATCCCCGTGCAGATCAACGTGCTGACCAGCGCCAAGACCGCCGACCTGCAGTTCCGCACCAGCGCGATCACCAACAGCGTCACGCTGGAGATCACCGGTAACGACGGCGTGCAGGTACTGACGTTCACCAGTGGCACCGCCGCCTCGGCGATCGCGTTTGCGGTCAACCGCATCAGCGATTCGACGGGCGTGGTCGCCACCGGCATCAGCAGCGCCGGCGCGACCAGCGGCATCAGCTTCAAGAGCAACGAGTTCGGCGCCAAGCGGTTCGTCTCCATCACCGCACAAAGCGGCTCGTTCGAGACGACCGACGCCGACGGCAACGCCAAGGGCCGCGTCATCGGTCAGGACGCCGTCGCGACGATCAACGGGGCGCTCACCGTCGGCGACGGGCGCAACCTGAAGATCAACACGACCACGCTCGACCTCGAGCTCACGCTCGACCAGGCGTTCGGCGCCGGCACCAAGAGCTTCGCCATCACCGGGGGTGGGGCGCTGTTCCAGCTCGGCCAGTCGGTGAACTTCAACCAGCAGGTGAACATCGGCATCGGGTCGGTGGCCGCCAGCAAGCTCGGCGACTTCGAGAGCGGCTTCCTGAACGACGTCGTCACCGGTGGCAACAGCACGCTGGTCGGTGGGCAGACGCAGGCGGCCAGCAAGATCATCGAGAAGGCGATCCGGCAGGTCTCGGTGCTTCGCGGCAGGCTGGGCGCGTTCGAGCGAAACACGCTCGACACGAACATGAACAGCCTCAGCGTCGCGCTGGAGAACGTGACCTCCAGCGAGAGCAGCATCCGCGACGCCGACTTTGCGAAGGAGACGAGCGCGCTCACCCGCGCCCAGATCCTCACGCAGGCCGGCACGAGCGTGCTCGCCACCGCCAACCAGACGCCACAGCAAGTGCTGTCGCTGCTGGGCGGTTGA
- the csrA gene encoding carbon storage regulator CsrA, translating to MLVLSRQRDETIMIGDDIEVTVVDIRGDKVRLGINAPKEISVHRKEVYDAIRRENRAAAQVKPEDLSGLGKIGPNKGGTTNPDKDQKKQ from the coding sequence ATGTTGGTACTGTCCCGTCAGCGCGACGAGACGATCATGATCGGGGACGACATCGAGGTCACCGTGGTCGACATCCGCGGAGACAAGGTGCGTCTGGGGATCAATGCCCCCAAGGAGATCAGCGTCCATCGTAAGGAAGTATACGACGCGATCCGGCGTGAAAACCGGGCCGCGGCGCAGGTGAAACCCGAGGATCTTTCGGGTCTTGGAAAGATCGGTCCCAACAAGGGTGGCACGACCAACCCCGACAAGGACCAGAAGAAGCAGTAG